The proteins below come from a single Stutzerimonas stutzeri RCH2 genomic window:
- a CDS encoding efflux transporter outer membrane subunit — translation MSRAAYALPFALTALLAACSAVGPDYRVPDQAVALQAAAQKSFDLAGNERVGQAPLPDDWWQLYDDPTLEQLVSEALIGNADVRQAYHNLRRAYEGFQMAHHAQEVVVGGNGSVARGQLSSEALALEEKLPVMNLADAGLSVGYQLDLFGQLHRAAEAAGADADVSAALLDTARITAVAGVVRSYMTACHASEELTIAKHSLAIQRQQLDVAERLFEGGRGNEVDVSRAHAQLEALRAELPPFESKKAAALYQLAALLGRSPGALPETVTACSHAPQLRQAIPLGDGTALLKRRPDIRAAERALASATAQIGVATAMMYPQVSLGAAAGYTGMLEHLGNPVTRRWEFGPSISWHFPTRVDRARVRATEAGAAAALARFDGVVLDALRETQTLLTHYAHDLHRDQALREARDAARDAADHTRRLYQEGRLAYLDSLDAERTLATAEAALAASQAQLSQDQVNLFLALGGGWQGTQTASAHAENPSPGVPGQ, via the coding sequence ATGAGTCGCGCGGCATACGCACTGCCGTTCGCGCTGACTGCGCTGCTCGCCGCCTGCAGCGCGGTTGGCCCGGACTACCGCGTGCCAGACCAAGCTGTGGCCTTGCAGGCGGCTGCGCAGAAGTCCTTCGATCTGGCCGGCAACGAGCGGGTCGGACAGGCGCCGCTGCCGGACGACTGGTGGCAGCTCTATGACGACCCGACGCTCGAGCAGCTGGTGAGTGAAGCCCTGATCGGCAATGCCGACGTGCGCCAGGCGTATCACAACCTGCGTCGCGCCTATGAGGGCTTCCAGATGGCACACCACGCGCAGGAGGTCGTGGTCGGCGGCAACGGCTCGGTTGCACGCGGCCAGCTGTCCAGCGAAGCCCTGGCCCTGGAGGAAAAACTTCCAGTGATGAACCTCGCCGACGCCGGCCTCAGCGTGGGTTACCAGCTCGATCTGTTCGGTCAGCTGCATCGCGCCGCGGAAGCTGCGGGGGCCGATGCCGACGTCAGTGCGGCGCTGCTCGACACGGCCCGCATAACTGCAGTGGCCGGGGTGGTACGCAGCTACATGACGGCCTGTCATGCCAGCGAGGAACTGACGATAGCGAAGCATTCACTGGCGATTCAGCGGCAACAGCTGGATGTCGCCGAGCGTCTGTTCGAAGGTGGTCGTGGCAACGAAGTCGATGTGTCTCGCGCCCACGCCCAACTGGAGGCTCTGCGTGCCGAGCTGCCGCCATTCGAATCGAAGAAGGCGGCCGCGTTGTATCAGCTCGCCGCCCTGCTCGGTCGCTCGCCCGGAGCCCTTCCCGAGACGGTTACCGCCTGCAGTCACGCACCGCAGCTGCGCCAGGCGATTCCGTTGGGTGATGGCACCGCCCTGCTCAAGCGCCGCCCGGACATCCGTGCGGCCGAGCGCGCACTCGCCTCCGCTACGGCACAGATCGGCGTCGCCACGGCGATGATGTATCCGCAGGTCAGTCTCGGCGCTGCGGCCGGTTACACCGGAATGCTCGAACACCTCGGTAATCCGGTAACCCGCCGCTGGGAATTCGGCCCGTCGATCAGCTGGCATTTTCCGACTCGGGTCGATCGCGCGCGCGTTCGCGCCACCGAGGCCGGAGCCGCTGCCGCCCTCGCCCGCTTCGACGGAGTTGTGCTCGACGCACTGCGGGAAACCCAGACCCTGCTCACGCACTACGCTCACGACCTGCATCGAGACCAAGCGCTGCGCGAAGCGCGCGATGCCGCGCGAGACGCCGCGGACCACACGCGCCGTCTGTATCAGGAAGGACGACTGGCCTATCTCGACAGCCTCGACGCCGAGCGCACCCTCGCAACGGCCGAAGCCGCCCTGGCGGCGTCCCAAGCCCAACTGTCGCAAGACCAGGTGAACCTGTTCCTCGCGCTGGGCGGCGGCTGGCAAGGCACGCAAACCGCATCGGCGCACGCTGAAAATCCATCGCCGGGCGTGCCTGGCCAATAA
- a CDS encoding DUF1656 domain-containing protein: MTGHLDVYGVYVPVLLVAMLAAYGIKSLLATVLQRTGFYRWVWHPPLFNLALYIIVLGALFNLLPRM; the protein is encoded by the coding sequence ATGACCGGTCACCTCGATGTGTACGGCGTCTATGTGCCGGTCCTGCTGGTTGCCATGCTGGCCGCCTACGGTATCAAGAGCCTGCTCGCCACCGTGCTGCAGCGTACCGGCTTCTATCGCTGGGTCTGGCATCCGCCGCTGTTCAACCTCGCCCTGTACATCATCGTGCTCGGGGCCCTGTTCAATCTCCTTCCCCGGATGTGA
- a CDS encoding DUF2790 domain-containing protein yields MNKLIWIAGLALSAQLAYAADEPKAYQYGDKLDIAKVISMDVPAGGCEVVTARMTYVDSKGETHETTYLRQGPDCHDF; encoded by the coding sequence GTGAACAAACTGATCTGGATTGCCGGCCTGGCCCTCAGTGCCCAGTTGGCGTATGCCGCCGATGAACCCAAGGCCTATCAATATGGCGACAAACTCGACATCGCCAAGGTCATATCCATGGACGTACCTGCCGGCGGCTGCGAGGTCGTGACGGCCCGGATGACCTATGTGGACTCCAAGGGCGAAACCCACGAAACGACGTACCTGCGCCAAGGGCCTGACTGCCACGATTTCTAG
- a CDS encoding HlyD family secretion protein, whose translation MKKWIPAAGSVLLTLLAVVIAVVVSLHLWDYYMEAPWTRDGHVHADIIQVAPDVSGLVTELHVRDNQKVNRGQVLFVIDRARFELAVDEARATVLERRAQLDQAQREARRNRMLKDLIAAETVEIGDTQVKRAAAALATAEATLGVAHLDLERTTVLSPVDGYLGDQTMRVGDYVKTGTPVLSIVDTDSLRVEGYFEETKLHAIEIGQPVDIHIMGEAQHLRGHVQSIAAGIEDRDRVRGNSLLPNIDPSFNWVRLAQRIPVRVVLDEGQQSNIRLVVGRTATLSVLPSPRDKSATVSQ comes from the coding sequence GTGAAGAAATGGATACCCGCCGCCGGCTCGGTGCTGCTGACCCTGCTGGCGGTCGTCATCGCCGTCGTCGTCAGCCTACACCTGTGGGATTACTACATGGAGGCACCCTGGACCCGCGACGGCCACGTGCACGCCGACATCATTCAGGTTGCACCGGATGTTTCCGGGCTGGTGACCGAACTGCACGTGCGCGACAACCAGAAGGTCAACCGCGGCCAGGTGCTGTTCGTGATCGACCGGGCACGCTTCGAACTGGCGGTCGACGAAGCACGCGCCACAGTGCTCGAACGCCGCGCTCAGCTGGACCAAGCGCAACGCGAAGCCAGGCGTAATCGGATGCTGAAAGACCTGATCGCTGCGGAAACCGTGGAGATTGGCGACACCCAGGTCAAGCGCGCCGCTGCCGCCCTGGCCACGGCTGAAGCCACCCTTGGCGTGGCGCATCTGGATCTCGAACGCACCACCGTGCTAAGCCCGGTGGATGGCTATCTCGGCGACCAGACGATGCGCGTGGGCGATTACGTGAAAACCGGTACGCCGGTGCTGTCTATCGTCGATACCGATTCACTGCGCGTCGAAGGCTACTTCGAAGAAACCAAGCTGCACGCCATCGAGATCGGGCAGCCGGTGGACATCCACATCATGGGCGAAGCGCAGCATCTGCGCGGCCATGTGCAGAGCATCGCCGCAGGCATCGAGGATCGCGACCGTGTGCGCGGCAACTCGCTGCTGCCGAATATCGACCCGAGTTTCAACTGGGTGCGCCTGGCGCAGCGAATTCCGGTTCGCGTGGTGTTGGACGAAGGCCAGCAGAGCAACATCCGCCTGGTGGTCGGCCGTACGGCGACGCTGTCAGTGCTGCCGTCGCCGCGCGACAAATCGGCGACGGTCAGCCAATGA
- a CDS encoding LysR family transcriptional regulator, translated as MDMLQAMRVFVRVVDAGSFTAAAKLADTSTAQVSRLVAELENHLHARLLNRTTRRLALTEVGARFLERSREILAQLEQAQEEACGAHLTPRGRLRVHSTTGLGIQLLAGLAGRYGERYPDVSLDLTLSQHQPDLLEAGLDVIITLSRELPDSELIAQRLGEVGNVVCAAPGYLEQHGVPRQPSDLQRHRCLRLADPVFADEWRFFADGIEDVIRPCEAFKVNVAEAMASAAEAGMGICLLPDYVAAPALQRGALLRLLPRYRLQEKQIHALYPSRRFLDAKIKTWVDFLALELPRAFASYHGILQNPAHWA; from the coding sequence ATGGACATGTTGCAAGCGATGCGGGTATTCGTCCGGGTAGTCGACGCCGGCAGCTTCACCGCCGCGGCGAAGCTGGCCGACACGTCCACCGCGCAGGTTTCCCGCCTGGTGGCGGAGCTTGAGAACCACCTCCACGCGCGCCTGCTCAACCGCACCACGCGGCGGTTGGCGCTGACCGAGGTCGGTGCGCGTTTTCTCGAACGATCGCGCGAGATCCTGGCGCAACTGGAGCAGGCGCAGGAAGAAGCCTGCGGGGCGCATCTGACTCCGCGCGGGCGCCTGCGGGTGCACTCTACGACCGGTCTGGGCATCCAGCTGCTGGCGGGACTGGCGGGTAGATACGGTGAGCGCTATCCCGACGTCAGCCTCGACCTGACCCTTTCGCAACATCAGCCCGACCTGCTGGAAGCGGGCCTCGACGTCATCATCACGCTTTCCCGCGAGCTGCCTGATTCGGAGCTGATCGCCCAGCGGCTGGGCGAGGTTGGCAACGTTGTCTGCGCGGCGCCCGGTTATCTCGAGCAGCATGGCGTGCCGCGGCAGCCGAGCGACCTGCAGCGGCACCGCTGTCTGCGCTTGGCGGACCCGGTATTCGCAGATGAATGGCGCTTCTTCGCAGATGGTATCGAGGACGTGATTCGCCCTTGCGAAGCGTTCAAGGTCAACGTTGCTGAGGCCATGGCCAGCGCAGCAGAAGCCGGCATGGGTATCTGCCTGCTGCCCGACTATGTCGCTGCTCCGGCCCTGCAGCGCGGAGCACTGCTGCGCCTGTTGCCCCGCTATCGCCTGCAGGAAAAGCAGATCCACGCGCTCTACCCGTCCCGGCGGTTTCTCGACGCGAAGATCAAGACCTGGGTCGACTTTCTCGCCCTGGAGCTGCCACGCGCATTCGCCAGCTATCACGGCATCCTGCAGAACCCGGCGCATTGGGCCTGA